The sequence GAAAAACAAACGAAACCTGCCGTTGTATCGTGAATCGGAAGACCTAAAATGAATCTTACATATTTTGAGGCAAAATAAGACAGCAAAACCCTTCCCATCGGCCAGTTTACCACGTTTACTCCTTTAGAATAACGTGATCCGATCGCCATATCTGCATTTTTACATGCTTCAAATAATTTCGGCAGATCATTCGGGTTGTGAGAAAAATCGGCATCCATCTCAAAAATATAATCGTATTGGTTTTCAATTGCCCATTTAAAACCATGAATATATGCTTTCCCCAAACCGTCTTTCACATGTCTTATCGACAAATGAAGATAGTGCGGAAACCTTCTCTGCAGGTCTTTTACTACTTCTGCCGTTCCATCGGGAGACGTATCATCCACGACCAAAACATGAAAGTCATCATCCAATGCAAAAACCGCGGAAATAATATTTTCAATATTTTCCTTTTCGTTGTAAGTTGGGATTATGACCAGTTTTTTCATTTCAGTTTGCAAAGATAGTTTATTTAACCTTTTTATTTTATACAAAATAATCTATAATTTTGCAAAAAACATTCCGTTGCCGTTATCACAAAATATTACAAATCATATAAGAATACCT is a genomic window of Chryseobacterium wanjuense containing:
- a CDS encoding polyprenol monophosphomannose synthase, which gives rise to MKKLVIIPTYNEKENIENIISAVFALDDDFHVLVVDDTSPDGTAEVVKDLQRRFPHYLHLSIRHVKDGLGKAYIHGFKWAIENQYDYIFEMDADFSHNPNDLPKLFEACKNADMAIGSRYSKGVNVVNWPMGRVLLSYFASKYVRFILGLPIHDTTAGFVCFSRRVLEEIGLDNVRLKGYGFQIEMKFRAFKKGFRIVEVPIIFTNRILGESKMNGGIIHEAVFGVLNLKWKSIINRL